One window from the genome of Variovorax sp. PAMC26660 encodes:
- a CDS encoding EscU/YscU/HrcU family type III secretion system export apparatus switch protein gives MAEKDQAPTAKRLRDARKRGEVVFSTDVASTVVFVVVVVSLWLGGQLIYSLLRELWLHATSTSLLTQPDDRFAELLLHTGATLVWGTLPIMAIAAAAGIVGSLFQVGGVAAWGRLKPDVNRLNPAEGLKRIFSSRSLINLLKMSTKTALLGALMFVVVRGFIDTALKLGYARPEGIMVAATHMVLIAFGWAVVIYTLMAMVDYAHQHHEFMKQQRMSIEEIRQEYKEMEGDPLNRSRRRSAYFEAVYASLNDRVRAASAVIHSPRVAIALQYLGETDLPRVIARGEGEVAAQIRRFASEGLIPTEFEPALAERIYEEVPQDQPIPRALYAPVAKLLRWAQGNDA, from the coding sequence ATGGCCGAAAAAGACCAGGCTCCCACCGCCAAGCGCCTGCGCGATGCGCGCAAGCGCGGCGAAGTGGTGTTCAGCACCGACGTGGCCTCCACCGTGGTGTTCGTCGTGGTGGTGGTGTCGCTGTGGCTCGGCGGCCAGCTCATCTACAGCCTGCTGCGCGAGCTGTGGCTGCACGCCACCAGCACCAGCTTGCTCACGCAGCCCGACGACCGCTTTGCCGAACTGCTGCTGCACACGGGCGCCACGCTGGTGTGGGGCACCTTGCCGATCATGGCCATCGCCGCGGCCGCGGGCATCGTGGGCTCGCTGTTCCAGGTGGGCGGCGTGGCGGCGTGGGGGCGCCTGAAGCCCGACGTGAACCGCCTGAACCCGGCCGAGGGCCTGAAGCGCATCTTCTCGTCGCGCAGCCTCATCAACCTGCTCAAGATGAGCACCAAGACCGCGCTGCTCGGTGCGCTGATGTTCGTGGTGGTGCGCGGCTTCATCGACACGGCACTCAAGCTGGGCTATGCGCGACCCGAGGGAATCATGGTGGCCGCGACCCACATGGTGCTCATCGCCTTTGGCTGGGCGGTGGTGATCTACACGCTCATGGCCATGGTCGACTACGCGCACCAGCACCACGAGTTCATGAAGCAGCAGCGCATGTCCATCGAGGAAATCCGCCAGGAATACAAAGAGATGGAGGGCGACCCGCTGAACCGCTCGCGCCGCCGCTCGGCCTACTTCGAGGCGGTGTACGCGAGCCTGAACGACCGCGTGCGCGCGGCCTCGGCCGTGATCCATTCGCCGCGCGTCGCCATCGCCCTGCAGTACCTGGGCGAGACCGACCTGCCGCGCGTCATTGCGCGCGGCGAAGGCGAGGTGGCCGCGCAGATCCGGCGCTTTGCCAGCGAAGGCCTGATCCCGACCGAATTCGAGCCCGCGCTGGCCGAACGCATCTACGAAGAAGTGCCGCAAGACCAGCCCATTCCGCGCGCGCTGTATGCGCCCGTGGCCAAGCTGCTGCGCTGGGCGCAGGGCAACGACGCCTGA
- the sctT gene encoding type III secretion system export apparatus subunit SctT, producing MDTIELASLEKFFSAIVLTMPRLFAIFAVVPFLSGGMITGIVRNGLLLMLAIFMSPVAGEMPSATMGTWVLIAGKEALIGVMLGLGFGIFIWAIQSVGDLIDFQTGSSNASFFDPVAGHETGPTSEFLGWMVITLFVSGGGLLAMLGVIVDSYRLWPVASFFPNMGEVLEQFAVRQGDTLFLWIVKLASPVIVVLLLVELGVGLVGRVAPQLNVFVFAQPLKSLLAHLMMLLFLVFVYDALQDFLRPENGVLDFLRATL from the coding sequence ATGGACACCATCGAACTCGCCAGCCTGGAGAAGTTCTTCTCGGCCATCGTGCTCACGATGCCGCGGCTGTTCGCGATCTTCGCAGTCGTGCCTTTTCTGTCGGGCGGCATGATCACCGGCATCGTGCGCAACGGCCTGCTGCTGATGCTGGCGATCTTCATGTCGCCGGTGGCGGGCGAGATGCCGTCCGCCACCATGGGCACCTGGGTGCTCATCGCGGGCAAGGAGGCGCTCATCGGCGTGATGCTCGGCCTGGGCTTCGGCATCTTCATCTGGGCCATCCAGAGCGTGGGCGACCTGATCGACTTTCAGACCGGTTCGAGCAACGCCTCGTTCTTCGACCCCGTGGCCGGCCACGAGACCGGGCCCACCAGCGAGTTCCTGGGGTGGATGGTGATCACGCTCTTCGTGTCGGGCGGCGGGCTGCTCGCGATGCTGGGGGTGATCGTCGACTCGTACCGCCTGTGGCCGGTCGCGTCGTTCTTTCCGAACATGGGCGAGGTGCTGGAGCAGTTCGCGGTGCGCCAGGGCGACACCTTGTTCCTGTGGATCGTGAAGCTGGCCTCGCCCGTCATCGTGGTGCTGCTGCTGGTCGAGCTGGGCGTGGGCCTGGTGGGGCGGGTGGCGCCGCAGCTCAACGTGTTCGTGTTCGCGCAGCCGCTCAAGAGCCTGCTGGCGCACCTGATGATGCTGCTGTTCCTGGTGTTCGTGTACGACGCGCTGCAAGACTTCCTGCGGCCCGAGAACGGCGTGCTCGACTTTCTGCGGGCCACCCTGTAG
- a CDS encoding serine kinase: MSRIDWKLLIDVRERQKTAAMGVVVRDRAAAEESQAQLAQAEAWQEQQVQNKVQHWQATRGALSGGQCSMADLRNAGAWSGALDAQIAQAGQSTAQASQAHAQREQVLEESRRQLRAASGELEKAQQMQQRARAERLHLQELRLEDTAEESASQAWAARRPA, from the coding sequence ATGAGCCGCATCGACTGGAAGCTGCTCATCGACGTGCGCGAGCGGCAGAAGACCGCCGCCATGGGCGTGGTGGTGCGCGACCGCGCAGCCGCCGAAGAGAGCCAGGCGCAGTTGGCGCAGGCCGAAGCCTGGCAAGAGCAACAGGTGCAGAACAAGGTGCAGCACTGGCAGGCGACCCGCGGCGCACTCTCGGGCGGGCAGTGCAGCATGGCGGACCTGCGCAATGCGGGCGCCTGGAGCGGCGCGCTCGATGCGCAGATTGCGCAAGCCGGCCAGTCGACCGCGCAAGCCTCGCAGGCGCACGCGCAGCGCGAACAGGTGCTGGAAGAAAGCCGCAGACAACTGCGCGCCGCCAGCGGCGAGCTGGAGAAGGCGCAGCAGATGCAGCAGCGCGCGCGTGCCGAGCGCCTGCACCTGCAGGAACTGCGACTGGAAGACACGGCCGAAGAAAGCGCGTCGCAGGCCTGGGCCGCGCGCCGGCCCGCGTAG
- a CDS encoding FliI/YscN family ATPase, with the protein MGVSEAALGIVADLAQAFGHVTPVAMRGRVSKAVGMLIDATGIQAHVGELCELVTPGEPPLLAEVVGFRGNTAILTPLGSITGISALTEVVPTGRGHVCPVGAHLLGRVLDALGQPIDALGPLAAHVRMPVHREPVSPLERRMIDAPLATGIRAVDTLLTLGEGQRVGVFAPPGVGKSTLLGMLARGSTAEVNVIALIGERGREVKEFIEHNLGAEGLARTVMVVSTSDRPPMERIKSAYVATTIAEHFRDQGKKVLLLVDSLTRFARAQREIGLASGEPPTRRSYPPSIFSMLPQLLERAGQGKAGSITAVYSVLTEGDEENDPIAEEVRSILDGHIVLSRKIAAANRYPAIDVLASISRVMPLVASRAHCASAAHFRSLLAKYQEMELLVQIGEYKPGSDALADEAIRARPAMLDFLAQPPRSSQPFDESLAALRRYGPPEGSGAAP; encoded by the coding sequence GTGGGTGTGTCCGAGGCGGCGCTGGGCATCGTGGCCGACCTGGCGCAGGCCTTCGGCCACGTCACGCCGGTGGCCATGCGCGGGCGCGTGAGCAAGGCGGTGGGCATGCTGATCGACGCCACCGGCATCCAGGCGCACGTGGGCGAACTGTGCGAGCTGGTCACGCCCGGCGAGCCGCCGTTGCTGGCCGAGGTGGTGGGGTTCAGGGGCAACACGGCCATCCTCACGCCGCTGGGCTCCATCACCGGCATCTCCGCGCTGACCGAGGTGGTGCCCACGGGGCGCGGCCATGTCTGCCCGGTGGGCGCGCACCTGCTGGGGCGCGTGCTCGACGCGCTGGGCCAGCCCATCGATGCGCTCGGCCCGCTGGCGGCGCATGTGCGGATGCCTGTGCACCGCGAGCCCGTGAGCCCGCTGGAGCGCCGGATGATCGATGCGCCGCTGGCCACCGGCATCCGCGCGGTCGACACGCTGCTCACGCTCGGCGAAGGCCAGCGCGTGGGCGTGTTCGCGCCGCCCGGCGTGGGCAAGAGCACCTTGCTGGGCATGCTGGCGCGCGGCTCGACGGCCGAGGTCAACGTGATCGCGCTCATCGGCGAGCGCGGGCGCGAGGTGAAGGAGTTCATCGAGCACAACCTGGGCGCCGAGGGCCTGGCCCGCACCGTGATGGTGGTCTCCACCTCCGACCGTCCGCCGATGGAGCGCATCAAGTCGGCCTATGTGGCCACCACCATCGCCGAGCACTTTCGCGACCAGGGCAAGAAGGTGCTGCTGCTGGTCGATTCGCTCACGCGCTTTGCGCGCGCCCAGCGCGAGATCGGCTTGGCCAGCGGCGAGCCGCCCACGCGGCGCAGCTACCCGCCGTCGATCTTCTCGATGCTGCCGCAGTTGCTGGAGCGCGCGGGGCAGGGCAAGGCGGGGTCCATCACCGCGGTGTATTCGGTGCTGACCGAAGGCGACGAAGAGAACGATCCCATTGCCGAGGAGGTGCGCTCCATCCTCGACGGCCACATCGTGCTGTCGCGCAAGATCGCGGCGGCCAACCGCTACCCGGCCATCGACGTGCTGGCCAGCATCAGCCGTGTGATGCCGCTGGTGGCGTCGCGCGCGCACTGCGCTTCGGCCGCGCACTTTCGCAGCCTGCTGGCCAAGTACCAGGAGATGGAGCTGCTGGTGCAGATCGGCGAATACAAGCCGGGCAGCGACGCACTGGCCGACGAGGCCATTCGCGCGCGGCCCGCCATGCTCGACTTTCTGGCCCAGCCGCCGCGCAGCAGCCAGCCTTTTGACGAATCGCTGGCGGCGCTGCGCCGCTATGGCCCGCCAGAGGGATCGGGGGCCGCGCCATGA
- the sctL gene encoding type III secretion system stator protein SctL yields MGLAFLITTDNLQLLSERKVLKENEYAALLDAAAVVDTARKEAARIGQHAEQGAEASRRKGYEEGLAQAKAEYARQLVSDSLAVERQLHALRTSMAQIVVKAVGQFLGDADPAMLFHSALLRVEALLRAESFITVRVAPAQEADMRETLHRLRNDAHWAMGVTITPDPELPPGACVVQTSTGVLEIGVDAQLEAFRRVVAQGGSAR; encoded by the coding sequence ATGGGACTGGCTTTTCTGATCACAACCGACAACCTGCAGCTGCTGAGCGAGCGCAAGGTGCTGAAGGAAAACGAATACGCCGCGCTGCTCGATGCCGCGGCCGTGGTGGACACCGCGCGCAAGGAAGCGGCACGCATCGGCCAGCACGCCGAGCAGGGCGCCGAGGCCAGCCGCCGCAAGGGCTACGAGGAAGGTCTGGCGCAGGCGAAGGCCGAGTACGCGCGGCAACTGGTGTCGGACAGCCTGGCGGTCGAGCGGCAACTGCACGCGCTGCGCACGTCGATGGCGCAGATCGTGGTCAAGGCCGTGGGGCAGTTCCTGGGCGATGCCGATCCGGCCATGCTGTTTCATTCGGCGCTGCTTCGCGTGGAGGCGCTGCTGCGTGCGGAGTCTTTCATTACCGTGCGCGTGGCGCCGGCGCAAGAGGCCGACATGCGCGAGACGCTGCACCGGCTGCGCAACGACGCCCACTGGGCCATGGGCGTGACCATCACGCCCGACCCCGAGCTGCCGCCCGGTGCCTGCGTGGTGCAGACCTCCACCGGCGTGCTGGAGATCGGCGTGGATGCGCAGCTCGAGGCGTTTCGCCGCGTGGTGGCGCAGGGCGGGAGCGCGCGGTGA
- a CDS encoding SctK family type III secretion system sorting platform protein, translating into MPAPTLAPNPAPTAAPGPMDLVRLVMRFNLHPEVDLHPSWLPANWPLHHRSLARLGPAGLAVYAELLRRGQAPSIAGSDYNFDSRLRRLALLDGASLRRLAAYVGFCAHLPLFRVRGGAGFQIRRQARRFDRDAVDFVLERVPQLTELRMDTAALQQRPLAAGRVVLDRGYRLLLGAAASEGEATLQRLRHKLPRRISTLSVPQFERRQAQQLHELMLSCIVPERLPQWDWLF; encoded by the coding sequence ATGCCCGCGCCGACCCTCGCACCCAACCCTGCACCCACGGCCGCGCCCGGCCCGATGGACCTGGTGCGCTTGGTCATGCGCTTCAACCTGCATCCCGAAGTCGACCTGCACCCGAGCTGGTTGCCGGCGAATTGGCCGCTGCACCACCGCAGCCTTGCACGCCTGGGGCCGGCCGGCCTCGCCGTGTATGCCGAGCTGCTGCGGCGCGGGCAGGCGCCCTCGATCGCCGGGTCGGACTACAACTTCGATTCGCGCCTGCGGCGGCTGGCGCTGCTCGATGGCGCTTCGCTGCGGCGCCTCGCGGCCTACGTGGGCTTCTGCGCGCACCTGCCGCTTTTTCGGGTGCGGGGCGGGGCGGGCTTTCAGATCCGGCGCCAGGCCCGCCGCTTCGACCGCGACGCGGTCGACTTCGTGCTCGAACGCGTGCCCCAGCTCACCGAGTTGCGCATGGACACCGCCGCGCTGCAGCAGCGGCCTCTGGCCGCCGGCCGCGTGGTGCTCGACCGCGGCTACCGCCTGCTGCTGGGCGCCGCCGCGTCCGAGGGCGAGGCCACGCTGCAGCGCCTGCGGCACAAGCTGCCGCGCCGCATCTCCACCCTGAGCGTGCCGCAGTTCGAGCGGCGCCAGGCCCAGCAACTCCACGAACTGATGCTCTCGTGCATCGTTCCCGAAAGACTGCCGCAATGGGACTGGCTTTTCTGA
- the sctJ gene encoding type III secretion system inner membrane ring lipoprotein SctJ encodes MRLSFCLNRMRLVVALALLLALAGCKVALYSSLHEQEANEMVAALSTEGIGATKTRLEGSNWQVEVEEERLSQALDVLRVQGLPAERYVSMGEVFQKQGLVSTPSEERMRYIYAISQELSQTLRNVDGVVAARVHVVIPANDPLSEKIRPSSAAVFIKYRPDTDLRLLAPAVKDMVAHSIEGLTHDQVSLSLFEARRMAVPTPAANAAAQPMVLGLFSTQTAMVLLGLLFLAAVCLMALPALLRRQGLDWRQWMRRQVLKR; translated from the coding sequence ATGAGGCTGTCCTTTTGCCTGAATCGCATGCGCCTCGTCGTCGCCCTGGCGCTGCTGCTGGCGCTGGCGGGTTGCAAGGTCGCGCTCTACTCCAGCCTCCACGAGCAAGAGGCCAACGAGATGGTCGCGGCCCTTTCCACGGAGGGCATCGGCGCCACCAAGACCCGGCTCGAAGGCAGCAACTGGCAGGTCGAGGTGGAGGAAGAGCGCCTGAGCCAGGCGCTGGACGTGCTGCGCGTGCAGGGCCTGCCGGCCGAGCGCTACGTGAGCATGGGCGAGGTGTTCCAGAAGCAGGGCCTGGTGTCCACGCCCTCGGAAGAGCGCATGCGCTACATCTACGCCATCTCGCAGGAGCTGTCGCAGACCTTGCGCAACGTCGACGGCGTGGTGGCCGCGCGCGTGCACGTGGTCATTCCCGCCAACGATCCGCTGAGCGAGAAGATCCGGCCCTCGTCGGCCGCGGTGTTCATCAAGTACCGGCCCGACACCGACCTGCGCCTGCTGGCGCCGGCCGTGAAGGACATGGTGGCGCACAGCATCGAAGGGCTCACGCACGACCAGGTGTCGCTGTCGCTGTTCGAGGCGCGCCGCATGGCGGTGCCCACGCCCGCGGCCAACGCGGCGGCGCAGCCGATGGTGCTGGGCCTGTTCTCGACCCAGACCGCCATGGTGCTGCTGGGCCTGCTGTTTCTGGCGGCCGTGTGCCTGATGGCGCTGCCGGCCCTGCTGCGCAGGCAAGGCCTGGACTGGCGCCAGTGGATGCGCCGCCAGGTGCTCAAGCGCTGA
- a CDS encoding FHA domain-containing protein — protein sequence MDADTPDLPDIPGDPDTAAPHGMPAVAAGWCLRFLSGAVKGRTIVLRPGINVLGSGGECEVMLPGGDVLPRHLAFTVGELVVSMQRLGTASARLNGQDMQQPRKSVVAGDIVSVGQIDFQLDRTYPAHAQEDRMFAPARGAAPGDDTDLRPPASNAQRLGLWVGGVIAMLAVIGVAAVWVSSDGSAARNGGNVNLAEVEKALVPFPEVEVVAAQGGQFSVKGYVESRQRRQTLEQAMTRFGSKVSVNVHSAEDMVEQARRYVDDPGVAVTYAGQGRLVLSGTVEDAAVRQKIRRLSEDLHPAVLVSDKVHYREAPKPEAKDDDMRAQWESWQSLLPARMVSITEDGNGMRQIQLSNGNRYYEGSVLRSGAELTHIDADGLVLSGGVPNKRPAR from the coding sequence ATGGACGCCGACACGCCAGACCTTCCCGACATTCCCGGTGACCCGGACACCGCCGCGCCGCATGGCATGCCGGCTGTGGCCGCGGGCTGGTGCCTGCGCTTTCTGAGCGGCGCCGTGAAGGGCCGCACCATCGTGCTCAGGCCCGGCATCAACGTGCTGGGCTCGGGCGGCGAATGCGAAGTGATGCTGCCAGGGGGCGACGTGCTGCCGCGCCACCTGGCCTTCACGGTCGGCGAGCTGGTGGTGTCGATGCAGCGGCTGGGCACGGCGTCGGCACGCCTGAACGGGCAAGACATGCAGCAGCCGCGCAAGAGCGTGGTGGCCGGCGACATCGTGAGCGTGGGGCAGATCGACTTCCAGCTCGACCGCACCTACCCGGCCCACGCACAGGAAGACCGCATGTTCGCGCCGGCCCGCGGTGCCGCACCCGGCGACGACACCGACCTGCGGCCGCCGGCTTCCAATGCGCAGCGCCTGGGCCTGTGGGTGGGTGGCGTGATCGCGATGCTGGCGGTGATCGGCGTGGCGGCCGTGTGGGTGAGCAGCGACGGCAGCGCTGCCCGCAACGGCGGCAACGTGAACCTGGCCGAGGTGGAGAAGGCGCTGGTGCCTTTCCCTGAGGTGGAAGTGGTCGCGGCGCAGGGCGGCCAGTTCAGCGTGAAGGGCTACGTGGAATCGCGGCAGCGCCGCCAGACGCTGGAGCAGGCCATGACGCGCTTCGGCAGCAAGGTCAGCGTGAACGTGCATTCGGCCGAGGACATGGTCGAGCAGGCACGCCGCTACGTCGACGACCCCGGCGTGGCCGTCACCTATGCAGGGCAGGGCCGGCTGGTGCTCAGCGGCACGGTCGAAGACGCGGCCGTGCGCCAGAAGATCCGCCGGCTCAGCGAAGACCTGCACCCCGCGGTGCTGGTGTCCGACAAGGTGCATTACCGCGAGGCGCCGAAGCCCGAGGCCAAGGACGACGACATGCGTGCCCAGTGGGAGAGCTGGCAGAGCCTGCTGCCGGCGCGCATGGTGAGCATCACCGAAGACGGCAACGGCATGCGCCAGATCCAGCTGTCCAACGGCAACCGCTACTACGAAGGCTCGGTGCTGCGTTCCGGCGCCGAGCTCACGCACATCGACGCCGACGGGCTGGTGCTCAGCGGCGGCGTGCCCAACAAGAGACCCGCGAGATGA
- the sctC gene encoding type III secretion system outer membrane ring subunit SctC yields the protein MKIALRLLAVRRQAFLLLGCAVLMLLVAQHSRAADFHWQNRPFQIVANEKPLNDFLRELVSSQGMTAVIDPKVNGVISGKFDGPARNILNSVCSVNGLTWYFDGAFLFIDLAADAKSEVLPIAAENAGRIAQTLVRLHISDERYPLSISENDASVYVTGPRRYVEMVRQAVKLADQKTALAEGAEIRLFPLKYAWASDFKINRSGKETVVAGVANVLRSLYGRSGNSAGANGGGRGTSGTVSVGPNRQIKLRSGDSINAPRIDVAGAGPATDSPATLGGMSSVMGNELPQFQADTRMNAVLVRDMPDKMAQYQKLIEAMDTRPRLVEIEVTIMDISSDTLSSLGVDWRLHGTHADFQTGNGTRTPLTWGGTGSEAGQVGSVDTSGNPLTPLGGMFTAAIGNSARNYLLARVTALATNGNANFVARPKVMTLDNTEAVLENLSEFYVKVDGFQDAGLFSITAGTSVRVTPLIIDEATGRGVMMSIDIVDGDLSTQSVNQIPIVRRRNVNTQALVDEGASLLIAGYSSEEKSNAVTGVPLLKDIPGVGNLFKYTDKKQSNMERFYLLTPRLVMPGTTVALPPLHVPEPGG from the coding sequence GTGAAGATCGCCTTGCGCCTCCTTGCGGTCCGTCGCCAGGCTTTTCTGCTGCTGGGCTGCGCCGTGCTGATGCTGCTGGTGGCGCAGCACAGCAGGGCGGCCGATTTCCATTGGCAGAACCGGCCCTTCCAGATCGTGGCCAACGAAAAGCCGCTGAACGACTTTCTGCGTGAGCTGGTTTCGTCGCAAGGCATGACCGCGGTGATCGACCCCAAGGTCAACGGCGTCATCAGCGGCAAGTTCGACGGGCCGGCCAGGAACATCCTGAACAGCGTGTGCTCGGTCAACGGACTCACCTGGTACTTCGACGGTGCGTTCCTCTTCATCGACCTCGCAGCCGATGCCAAGAGCGAGGTGCTGCCGATTGCCGCCGAGAACGCCGGGCGCATTGCCCAGACGCTGGTGCGCCTGCACATCTCCGACGAGCGCTACCCGCTGAGCATCAGCGAGAACGATGCCAGCGTGTACGTGACCGGTCCGCGCCGCTACGTGGAAATGGTGCGCCAGGCCGTCAAGCTGGCCGACCAGAAGACCGCGCTGGCCGAGGGCGCGGAGATCCGCCTGTTCCCGCTCAAGTACGCGTGGGCCTCCGACTTCAAGATCAACCGCTCGGGCAAGGAGACGGTGGTGGCAGGCGTGGCCAACGTGCTGCGCAGCCTCTACGGGCGCAGCGGCAACAGCGCCGGCGCCAACGGCGGCGGCCGCGGCACCAGCGGCACCGTGTCGGTGGGGCCGAACCGGCAGATCAAGCTGCGCAGCGGCGATTCGATCAACGCGCCGCGCATCGACGTGGCAGGCGCCGGGCCCGCCACCGACAGCCCCGCCACGCTGGGTGGCATGTCGAGCGTGATGGGCAACGAGCTGCCGCAGTTCCAGGCCGACACGCGCATGAACGCCGTGCTGGTGCGTGACATGCCCGACAAGATGGCGCAGTACCAGAAGCTGATCGAGGCGATGGACACGCGCCCGCGGCTGGTCGAGATCGAGGTGACCATCATGGACATCAGCTCCGACACGCTCAGCAGCCTGGGCGTCGACTGGCGGCTGCATGGCACGCATGCCGATTTTCAAACCGGCAACGGCACGCGCACGCCGCTGACCTGGGGCGGCACGGGCAGCGAGGCCGGACAGGTGGGCAGCGTCGACACCTCGGGCAACCCGCTCACGCCGCTGGGCGGCATGTTCACCGCGGCCATCGGCAACAGCGCGCGCAACTACCTGCTGGCCCGCGTGACCGCGCTGGCCACCAACGGCAACGCGAACTTCGTGGCCCGCCCGAAGGTGATGACGCTGGACAACACCGAGGCCGTGCTGGAAAACCTGAGCGAGTTCTACGTGAAGGTGGACGGCTTCCAGGACGCGGGCCTGTTCAGCATCACCGCCGGCACCTCGGTGCGCGTGACGCCGCTGATCATCGACGAGGCCACGGGGCGCGGCGTGATGATGTCCATCGACATCGTCGACGGCGACCTGAGCACGCAGAGCGTGAACCAGATCCCGATCGTGCGCCGCCGCAACGTCAACACCCAGGCGCTGGTCGACGAGGGCGCGAGCCTGCTGATTGCCGGCTACTCGTCGGAAGAAAAGAGCAACGCGGTCACGGGCGTGCCGTTGCTCAAGGACATTCCGGGCGTCGGCAATCTCTTCAAGTACACCGACAAGAAGCAGTCCAACATGGAGCGCTTCTATCTGCTCACGCCGCGCCTGGTCATGCCGGGCACCACGGTCGCGCTGCCGCCGCTGCACGTGCCGGAACCGGGAGGCTGA
- the sctS gene encoding type III secretion system export apparatus subunit SctS: MTPQNILDITREGLFLVLWISLPVVVVATLSSLLVAVLQAVTQVQDQSIGQSVRLIAVMVAIIVTAGWLGRDVMRFAERAFLSLTSLS; the protein is encoded by the coding sequence ATGACACCGCAGAACATTCTGGACATCACGCGCGAAGGCCTGTTCCTGGTGCTCTGGATTTCGCTGCCGGTGGTGGTGGTGGCCACGCTGTCGTCGCTGCTGGTGGCGGTGCTGCAGGCGGTCACGCAGGTGCAGGACCAGAGCATCGGCCAGTCGGTGCGGCTCATCGCGGTGATGGTGGCCATCATTGTCACGGCGGGCTGGCTGGGGCGCGACGTGATGCGCTTCGCAGAGCGCGCGTTCCTGTCGCTGACATCGCTGTCGTGA